TTTCTATGTTGTCCTTGGGCATGTTCACTTCTCTGGCCTTTGCCAGGGCAAAGCGGAGCCTCGGATTCACATCCGGGTCGCCGCCCCCGTCCTTCGCGGCGACGGTGATCTCTTTGGTCGCTTTGGTAAAGGCCCTGCCTTTTACGGCATCAGCGGCGGCTTTTTTGTTCTTTTGTGTCTTCCATTTTGAATGTCCGGACATCTCAGGAAATACCTCCGATTTAGATTAATTTTTCGTGGAATTTGAATACAAAATTATACCATTTTGGGGGCTAAAATGTAAAGGATTTTTGGGCGGGAACTGCGCTATTTGTGGTGCTCGTGGCCGTGGTTGGCGTGGCCGCCTGCCGCTTCTTCGGCCGCCTTCTTGGTGTTGGCAACTATCAGATTTGTGATCTTGGCGGGAACTTCCTCGTAGTGGTCGAACTTCATCGAATATGAGCCGCGGCCGCCTGTCATGGAACGCAGTTCGGTCGCGTATTTGAACATCTCGGCCATGGGTATATTGGCTTTGACATACTCCTGTTTCCCTCTCCCCTCAATGCCCATTATCCTCCCGCGGCGGGAGTTAATATCGCCGGTTATCTGCCCGAGGTAATCATTAGGGACGATTATCTCTACGCCCATTATCGGCTCCAAAAGGACTGGGCTCGCCTGTTCCTGGCCGCTCTTGAAGGCCATCGAACCGGCTATCTGGAAAGCCATATCCGACGAATCGACCTCGTGGAACGAACCGTCGTATACGGTCACCCTGATATCGACGACAGGGTATCCGGCGAGGAAGCCCTTGGTCATCGCTTCCCTTACGCCCTTCTCTACGGACGGGATAAATTGCCTCGGGATCGCTCCGCCGACGACTTTGTCCACGAACTCGAATTGCTGTCCGTGCGGCAACGGCTGGAGCTCCAGCCAGCAGTCGCCGTATTGCCCGCGGCCGCCGGACTGCCTCTTGAATTTGCCCTGTATCTTGACGGCCTTTTTTATCGTCTCTTTATAGGGGACTTTGGGAACGCCGACCTCTACATCTACGCCGAAACGCTTCTTCATCCTGTCGAGCATTACATCCAGGTGGAGGTCGCCCATTCCCGATATTACGAGCTCGTGCGTCTGCTCGTTGCGGGTTATCCTGAACGTCGGGTCTTCCGAGGCGAGGCGCGTCAATGCGCCCATTATCTTCTCCTCATCCTGGCGCGTCTTGGGTTTTACGGAATCAGATATGCACGGTTCCGGGAATGACGTTGCCGGGAAGGCGATGGGGTTCCTCTCGTCGCAAAGGGAATCGTTATTATGTGAATCCTTGAGTTTGGCGACTGCGGCTATATCCCCGGCGCCGGCCTTCTGTATGGGCACCTGCTCCTTACCCTGCAGGACATAGATCTGCCCTATACGCTCCTTGAGGTCCCTCGAAGAATTATAGAATCCGGTGTTCGATTCTATCGTCCCTGAGAATACCCTGAAGAGCGTAAGGTGGCCCACGTAAGGATCGAATATATCCTTGAATATGAATGCCGAGAAGGGTTCGGTATCGACGGGATTTCTCTTGGCCGGTTCTTTCGTCTTCGGGTTTATGCCCTCGACCGGCGGCCTGTCTGCCGGCGACGGGAAAAGGTCGACGATCGCGTCCAGGAGTTCTGTCACCCCGATATTCTGGACTGCCGAGCCGCAAAAGACCGGGATGATCTTTCCCGAGATACACGCCGACTTGAGCGCCTTGGCCATCTCCTCCCGGGAGATCTCTTTGCCTTCCAGGAATTCCTCGGTAAGCGTGTCGTCGGTCTCGACGACCGCGTCGAGCAACTCTTCCTTATATCTGCCGTCCTTCGGCAGGACGCCCTCTACGCCTTTAAGCGAAAGCTCCTCCCCTACGGGAAGCTGGAGCGCGACGCACTGTTTCCCGAACCTGTCGCGTATCGAGTTGAGGGTATTCTCAAAATTGGCGTTCTCTTTATCGAGTTTATTTATGAATATCGCGCGCGGAAGGTTCCTCTCCTCCAGGAATTGCCATACGCGTTCGGTCCCGACCTCTATGCCGTGGACCGCCTCGATCAAAAGCACGGCCGCGTCGGCCGCGCGCAATGGCGCTATCACGTCGCCGACGAAATCGGCGTACCCCGGCGTATCGAGGATATGGACCCTTGTGTTCTTCCAGATGAGGTGTAGGAATTTCGAGGTGATGGAGATCTTTCGTTCTATCTCGTCGGCATTGTAGTCGGAGTGGGTGTTGCCTTCCGCTACCTTTCCGAGCCGGGTGGTCATCTTGGCGTTAAAGAGGAGCGCCTCGATCAGTGAAGTCTTCCCCGAACCGGAATGCGAGACGAAAATTACGTTACGGACGTTCTGTGCGGGGTATCTATCCATAAGTATTAGTCAATATAACGTAGGCGGAAATCCTTGTCAAGCGGAAAAAACGGCCTCTTACCTTGTAACGGTCAGGCTGATCTCTTTCCGCGCGTCGGCCAAAGTGGAATCGATCGAATTCTTGAGAAATTGCGGATTGAGCATCATCGAGGTTGGCCCCTGTCCTGCTTCGCCGGGTTTCTTCTGCGCGGCAAATTCCATCGAATAGGCCGTATTAAGGAGAACGAGCTGGCGGAAGGATACTTCCAGGCTGCCGTGCACCTTGGGGTATAACGTCTTGACGTTGCCGCTCGAGTAATCCGTGAACATCCGCATCTGGTCGTTAGTCATCCGGAGCCATGAGGCGGACCATTCATCCCATTTCTTCTTGTCGAAATTCTTTTTGTTCGCTTCGTAGGCCGTATTCAAATCGCTGTAAAGCGATTGGACCCTGTCCGCGGTTTCGGTGAGGCGCTGCTTATCGCTCTTCTCCTTTTCGGATACCTGTGAAGCGGAACCAATGACCAGGTCGCATGACCCCGCGGCTATCTCCTTATTATCCGCTTCCGCTCTCGCTTCGATGGCGTATTTACCCGGCGAAAGCTGTCTTTCGAAGGGCTCGATAAGGGTGAAAAAATCGCCGCTCCGGACGGTAATATTTTTCGTTATGAGGACCTTGTCCTGTCTCTTAAAATTGAGCGTAAGCTTTGTCCCGCGCGGCAGGTCGGCCTTACCCGTGATCCTTATCTTGCTCTTTGCGTATTCGGCTTTTAAACTTATGTTCGAAAGCGTTGCCGGCGCTTTCGCCGTCTCTTTGGAGTCGGCCTTGGAATAACCCTCAGCCGGTTCTTTTATCTCAAAAGATTTGATATCTTTCCTGCTCAGCTTCATCTTTCCGGAGCCCAGCTTTATCTCTATATAATCATCGGGCTGGCCTATTATCTGCCCGTTAAGCGTCCTGCCGTTCTGGAGAGTTATTGTATCGGCACGTGACGAAACCGGCATAAAAATAACTATCGCGATTGTCAACAATATGAATGCCTTCTTCATGACCCTTCCCTCCAATATTTAATACGCGCCGTAGGCAAATAGGTGCACGTCAGGTCTTCAAAGACCGGGGTCTGCGAGCTCGTTGTATACTGGTCCTTACTAATATCCGATTTGGCTAATGCGATCTTGTATTGTATCCAGGAATTGGTCCCGCCTATGGCCGCGCCGTTACTGGCAGCGGCGGTCCAGCCCGAATCTGACGACGGGATATTATTATAGGAAGTGGCCGTCCTGAAAGAAACTGCGGCGGTGTTACCGGACGGCGTCTGGGCCGACCAGGAAACCGTCCCCCATCTTATCGATCCCCCGCTGTAAAACGGCGTAGAGATAAGATACCCGCTCTCCGGTATGCAGCGAATATCGTCCCAATGTGTCTGCATCGTCGTGACGGCGCCGGCATAAGGCCAGGTGCCATTAAGGCCTATAATATGTTGTCCCCTATCAAGGTCGACCCAGTCCGCGCCCAGATATTGGTTGTTTGCCACAAATTTAAATATAGGATTTGACGGGTAACCGGCCGCCCAATTCGCCACGTTATTCCTCTGGATGCCATTTACCCAGGAGGCATACTGGGCCGAACTCGCTCCGTTGTCCCATCCTATCATCGCCATTGCGCTCTCTGTGGTATAATTAAATTGCGGATGGAAGAAGGCGCCCTGATAGAGCCGTATCTCGCAAGTGTCCCCGTCCGGCCATAGAGGCCTGGGTTCGGTCAATACCTGATCTGTTCCGTGCGCATCAGTTAATAATGTTTTGTAACCATTGGGTAGCAGGCAATTCGCCCATCCCTGAGGGTCATCAGCGGAACCTTTGGCGAAAAGCCAGCAACCGCAGCCGGTCCCTTCCGGCTGCCAATATTGGAAGCTGCCCGGCGCGGGAATGTTGTTAAGGGCCTCGCCGCTCTTAGATTCCGGACTCTCTATGTATACGGGGGCGTTGCCGTTATTGGCGTCATATGCGGGGAAAAGTTGCGGTTCCATTACCGGATTTCCGTTTACATCATACGTATAAACATTCATTACGCCGTCGCTGTTTTTGTCGTCAAAATAGATCCATTTGCCGCCGGCGGGCGCATAAGACGGATTTATCGGGGGATGGCCATCGACGTAGGGGCCTGTATATAATGTGGCTGAACCCCTCCAGGCTATCCGGCTAGACGGGGCCGGTGCTTTAAGATAACCCCTCACGAACACGCTTTGGGTATTGGGCTTAAAGTAATACCTGCTCAGCTCAAAATGCTTCGCCTCGTGGGTATTGCATTCGATGTAAATTTCGTTGTCGCCGTCCCCGTCGTTATCCCTGATATCCTGAAAACTCATATTTAAGGTCACGTCCGGGATGTTCCACCACGCGCGATTCCATTGATACCCCTTCATCATGGCGGTGGAAAAAGCCGGGTCCTCGTCGAAATTGTCCCAATAGCCGAGTTTCACCGAATCAAGGGTTTTGGTATAAGTCCCGGCCTCTTCCCAGCGCATCTTTGAGGCGCCGGCATCCCAGTAATCGCCCTCGGTCGGGCAGCTGTCGAGCCAGTTCACGTTAAAGACCTCGCCGTCGCGGAAATTACCCTGCTGGTTGAACCAGGCGGCGCAATACTCCTCTTTTGTCGTCTGCGTCCATGTGCCGAAGACCTCCACCGTCGCGGTCACCTGCCTGGTCGCCGCCGTCAGGCCGCTCGCGAGAACAGAAGCCGTGGAAGTTATGGTGTATATCCCCGCGTGGTTGTATGTAAGGCCCGTCTTCATCAGGGGGTCATAGCCGAGCCTCTCGGCCGGGACGACAGATGCGCCCGCCCAGCTGGCGCCTTTCCACTTTAACATCACCGTATTCCCGTAGGTGTTATCATAATATTCGATCCGGATCTTATGCCAGCCCGCCGCCTGGAACGTATAATCCCCGCTGTATTCGGTCGTGCCCTGGTCCTGCCAGCTCGTCCCCTGGAGGACATTGGCCGTATTGTCATCCAAAAA
Above is a genomic segment from Candidatus Omnitrophota bacterium containing:
- the fusA gene encoding elongation factor G, producing MDRYPAQNVRNVIFVSHSGSGKTSLIEALLFNAKMTTRLGKVAEGNTHSDYNADEIERKISITSKFLHLIWKNTRVHILDTPGYADFVGDVIAPLRAADAAVLLIEAVHGIEVGTERVWQFLEERNLPRAIFINKLDKENANFENTLNSIRDRFGKQCVALQLPVGEELSLKGVEGVLPKDGRYKEELLDAVVETDDTLTEEFLEGKEISREEMAKALKSACISGKIIPVFCGSAVQNIGVTELLDAIVDLFPSPADRPPVEGINPKTKEPAKRNPVDTEPFSAFIFKDIFDPYVGHLTLFRVFSGTIESNTGFYNSSRDLKERIGQIYVLQGKEQVPIQKAGAGDIAAVAKLKDSHNNDSLCDERNPIAFPATSFPEPCISDSVKPKTRQDEEKIMGALTRLASEDPTFRITRNEQTHELVISGMGDLHLDVMLDRMKKRFGVDVEVGVPKVPYKETIKKAVKIQGKFKRQSGGRGQYGDCWLELQPLPHGQQFEFVDKVVGGAIPRQFIPSVEKGVREAMTKGFLAGYPVVDIRVTVYDGSFHEVDSSDMAFQIAGSMAFKSGQEQASPVLLEPIMGVEIIVPNDYLGQITGDINSRRGRIMGIEGRGKQEYVKANIPMAEMFKYATELRSMTGGRGSYSMKFDHYEEVPAKITNLIVANTKKAAEEAAGGHANHGHEHHK
- a CDS encoding PA14 domain-containing protein — translated: MKHWTGKNRRGIALLLTIGVLGLISLIGISFALNMLLTRKEAANFLNSERARYIAEAGIKRAVMDIRAQVTSASYANLKTYVAGYAASSGTNVPLGEGTYTLAITSEEDKVNLNTFDETDASQIDILKTFLTNQQVANIIDYRDTDSTNTAINGISGNIEGTAQCKNKPFDSMNEIRAATGIDQDVFNINKDKITLYKPIMRGGLLGRYYGGASGPGISGVSPDVTIDKAGFAKKVVELGPVYQTPNDTQLPGTDGYESTPSDVGWSETHDAEFAGGGSIATIVNFGVDRFGVIWDGYIEIMPDETGTPITFRVMVDDGAKLFLDDNTANVLQGTSWQDQGTTEYSGDYTFQAAGWHKIRIEYYDNTYGNTVMLKWKGASWAGASVVPAERLGYDPLMKTGLTYNHAGIYTITSTASVLASGLTAATRQVTATVEVFGTWTQTTKEEYCAAWFNQQGNFRDGEVFNVNWLDSCPTEGDYWDAGASKMRWEEAGTYTKTLDSVKLGYWDNFDEDPAFSTAMMKGYQWNRAWWNIPDVTLNMSFQDIRDNDGDGDNEIYIECNTHEAKHFELSRYYFKPNTQSVFVRGYLKAPAPSSRIAWRGSATLYTGPYVDGHPPINPSYAPAGGKWIYFDDKNSDGVMNVYTYDVNGNPVMEPQLFPAYDANNGNAPVYIESPESKSGEALNNIPAPGSFQYWQPEGTGCGCWLFAKGSADDPQGWANCLLPNGYKTLLTDAHGTDQVLTEPRPLWPDGDTCEIRLYQGAFFHPQFNYTTESAMAMIGWDNGASSAQYASWVNGIQRNNVANWAAGYPSNPIFKFVANNQYLGADWVDLDRGQHIIGLNGTWPYAGAVTTMQTHWDDIRCIPESGYLISTPFYSGGSIRWGTVSWSAQTPSGNTAAVSFRTATSYNNIPSSDSGWTAAASNGAAIGGTNSWIQYKIALAKSDISKDQYTTSSQTPVFEDLTCTYLPTARIKYWREGS